In Numida meleagris isolate 19003 breed g44 Domestic line chromosome 3, NumMel1.0, whole genome shotgun sequence, the following are encoded in one genomic region:
- the KATNA1 gene encoding katanin p60 ATPase-containing subunit A1: MLNMSLVMISENVKLAREYALLGNYDSAMVYYQGVLDQMNKYLYSVRDAYLQQKWQQVWQEISVEAKHVKDIMKTLESFKLDSTPLKASQQELPAHDAEVWSLPVPAERRPSPGPRKRQSVQCSDCRGHNNRISAAVRGPHRPSSRNPSDKGKAVRGREKKDQQNKGKEEKNKSTSEISESEPKKFDSTGYDKDLVEALERDIISQNPNIRWDDIADLVEAKKLLKEAVVLPMWMPEFFKGIRRPWKGVLMVGPPGTGKTLLAKAVATECKTTFFNVSSSTLTSKYRGESEKLVRLLFEMARFYAPTTIFIDEIDSICSRRGTSEEHEASRRVKAELLVQMDGVGGATENDDPSKMVMVLAATNFPWDIDEALRRRLEKRIYIPLPSAKGREELLRINLRELELADDVDLANIAEKMEGYSGADITNVCRDASLMAMRRRIEGLTPEEIRNLSRDEMHMPTTMEDFEIALKKVSKSVSAADIEKYEKWIVEFGSC; the protein is encoded by the exons ATGTTGAATATGAGCCTTGTTATGATCAGCGAGAATGTAAAGCTGGCCCGTGAATATGCCTTACTGGGAAACTATGACTCTGCAATGGTCTACTATCAGGGAGTTCTTGACCAGATGAATAAATACCTCTACTCTGTCAGAGATGCATATTTGCAACAGAAATGGCAACAG GTTTGGCAGGAGATAAGTGTGGAAGCTAAGCATGTGAAAGATATAATGAAAACACTAGAGAGTTTTAAATTAGACAGTACTCCATTGAAAGCTTCACAACAAGAATTACCAGCTCATGATGCAGAAGTCTGGTCTTTGCCAGTACCTGCTGAACGAAG ACCTTCGCCAGGACCCAGAAAACGTCAGTCTGTTCAATGCAGTGATTGCAGAGGTCACAATAATCGTATAAGTGCAGCTGTTAGAGGTCCTCACCGTCCATCTTCTCGAAATCCAAGTGATAAAGGAAAGGCAGTCCGCGGCCGGGAAAAAAAGGATcagcaaaataaaggaaaagaggagaag AACAAATCCACATCTGAAATTTCAGAGTCTGAACCAAAGAAATTTGATAGTACTGGATATGATAAAGATTTAGTAGAAGCTTTGGAAAGAGATATAATTTCTCAAAATCCCAACATTCGATG GGATGACATTGCTGATTTAGTAGAAGCTAAAAAACTGCTCAAGGAAGCTGTAGTTTTACCGATGTGGATGCCGGAGTTTTTTAAGGGAATTAGAAGACCATGGAAG ggTGTGCTGATGGTTGGTCCTCCTGGTACTGGAAAGACCCTTCTGGCAAAAGCTGTAGCAACTGAATGCAAGACTACTTTTTTCaatgtttcttcttccacaCTTACCTCAAAATACAGGGGAGAATCTGAGAAACTTGTTCGTTTGCTCTTTGAAATG GCTCGATTTTATGCCCCGACAACCATATTTATTGATGAGATAGACTCTATCTGTAGTCGTCGGGGAACTTCAGAGGAGCATGAGGCTAGCCGACGTGTGAAAGCAGAACTGCTAGTTCAGATGGATG GTGTTGGAGGGGCCACTGAAAATGATGATCCTTCTAAAATGGTCATGGTACTTGCAGCTACTAATTTTCCTTGGGATATTGATGAAGCCCTGAGGAGGAGACTAGAAAAGAGAATTTACATTCCTTTACCATCAG CAAAAGGTAGAGAGGAACTCCTAAGAATTAATCTGCGGGAGCTGGAACTGGCTGATGATGTTGACCTTGCAAATATAGCTGAGAAAATGGAGGGTTATTCAGGTGCAGACATTACCAACGTATGCAG AGATGCATCGTTGATGGCTATGAGAAGGCGTATTGAAGGCTTAACaccagaagaaataagaaatctttCTCGAGATGAAATGCACATGCCAACAACGATGGAAGACTTTGAAATAGCTTTAAAGAAGGTTTCTAAATCTGTATCTGCTGCGGACATTGAGAAATACGAGAAATGGATAGTTGAATTTGGATCGTGCTGA